TTTAGCAACTAGAATCAAAGATAATATGTTTGTATTTGAAGATTTACTTAATCTTGATAGTGAATATATAATGAAGATTATCCAAAGTGTTGAATCAGCAGATGTTGTTGTTGCTATGAAAAATACTACACAAGAGCAGATAGAAAAGGTTACAGGCGCAATGTCTCAAAGGGTTAAAGATAGATTTTATGAAGAGAGTGAAATGCTTACAAAAGTTAAAATTAAAGATATTGAAGCTGCACAAAGAAGAATGTTGGCTGTTGCTCAAAAGATGATGGACGACGGAGTTATTGAAAGAGAGAGTACGTAATGGCTGAAAATGTTTACTCTAGTGCAAGAATATTAAAAGATGATAAAAAAGTAGAAAAATTCGAACTATCTAATTTTTTAAAAAATAAGCTAACACCAAAAGAAGAGTCAAATGAATTTTTGGAGTTAAAATTAGAAGAAGATGGTAATTCGAATTTAGAAAAAACAGAAGTAAAACCTTCAGTTCAATCTATGAATATTGTTGATAATTCTGCTGTTTTAGCGAAGATTGAGCCTATTTTTACTGAATTTGAGAAAATGATAAAAAAAATAGAAGAAGTGTCACAAAAAGTTACAACTATTGAACAAGATGCAATAATCAAAGGCAAAGAGTTTGATACTCAAGTTATAAAAGCAATAAAAGATTTAAAGCAGTGTGCAACATTTTTTGAACAAGCTGCTTTTGGTTTTGAGAGTAAATTATTAAAAACTTCTATCTCTATTGCTCAAAAGATTATAAATATAGAAGTAGGAGAAAACTCTTCAAAAATAGCTAAACAGACTATAAATCAGCTTTTATTAAAACTAAAAAATGCAACAAAAGTAAAAATTCATTTAAAT
Above is a genomic segment from Aliarcobacter cryaerophilus containing:
- a CDS encoding FliH/SctL family protein, translated to MAENVYSSARILKDDKKVEKFELSNFLKNKLTPKEESNEFLELKLEEDGNSNLEKTEVKPSVQSMNIVDNSAVLAKIEPIFTEFEKMIKKIEEVSQKVTTIEQDAIIKGKEFDTQVIKAIKDLKQCATFFEQAAFGFESKLLKTSISIAQKIINIEVGENSSKIAKQTINQLLLKLKNATKVKIHLNPKDYYVLKQELELEPFIELLEDPNVVAGGVVIASNIGNFDGSIEAKVSSMLESLDLVI